In Heliangelus exortis chromosome Z, bHelExo1.hap1, whole genome shotgun sequence, a genomic segment contains:
- the LOC139790362 gene encoding LOW QUALITY PROTEIN: uncharacterized protein (The sequence of the model RefSeq protein was modified relative to this genomic sequence to represent the inferred CDS: deleted 1 base in 1 codon) — protein MRLQPPPETAGKEVEPKFQFLNHLPKSKVFKYPGGEIQWARFRNDAREYQSAEELEFGKSLNHHHSKMTFGTLLIKSKGLRAPHWHFNANEHGYLLKPAGGVDFIRTFQKQREDQAVNLPANLKELVQNATYVQSPEELVWQYFYDLQGSEEFPFPGGIFQWARYRRNGTGLSQTERIFSESLNKHENTLTLATLRIFSNGLGQPHFHFNANEMGYVISGCGQVGVTLSGVTANFNIGIGDVIFFPVGTQHYIKSVCDEDLLLLLAYSTGNQLETLRMRDYFHGTADHILAQLFFKKQEEFQKFPK, from the exons GTCTTCAAGTATCCAGGTGGGGAGATCCAGTGGGCAAGATTCAGGAATGATGCCAGGGAATATCAGagtgctgaggagctggaatTTGGCAAAAGCCTCAACCACCACCACTCCAAAATGACTTTTGGCACCTTGCTGATCAAGAGCAAAGGGCTC CGGGCACCCCACTGGCATTTTAATGCCAATGAACATGGGTACCTGCTAAAG ccagcaggtgGAGTTGACTTCATCAGAACCTTCCAGAAGCAAAGGGAAGATCAAGCAGTGAATCTGCCAGCAAACTTGAAGGAGCTGGTCCAAAATGCCACCTACGTGCAGTCCCCAGAAGAGCTGGTCTGGCAATACTTCTACGACCTCCAAG GCTCAGAAGAATTTCCTTTCCCTGGAGGAATCTTCCAGTGGGCTCGGTACCGCAGGAACGGCACCGGGCTGAGTCAAACAGAGAGGATTTTCAGTGAGTCCCTGAACAAG cacGAAAACACCCTCACCTTGGCCACCCTGCGGATCTTCAGCAATGGGCTGGGCCAACCTCATTTCCACTTCAATGCTAATGAGATGGGTTATGTCATTAGTGGCTGTGGACAG GTTGGAGTCACCCTCTCTGGAGTCACTGCCAACTTCAACATTGGCATTGGGGATGTCATCTTCTTCCCTGTTGGAACCCAGCACTACATCAAGAGTGTGTGTGATGAGGATTTGCTCCTGCTTCTTGCCTACAGTACAGGAAACCAG CTGGAAACTCTTCGGATGAGGGATTATTTCCATGGAACAGCAGACCACATCCttgctcagctttttttcaaGAAGCAGGAAGAGTTTCAGAAGTTCCCCAAATGA